GGAATACCTGGACGACCCGGAGACGCTGGACTCGGTCCTGGCCAAGGGCGCGGAGAAGGCCCGTGCCGTGGCCGCCGAGACGCTGGCGCAGACGTACGAGCGCATCGGCTTCCTGCCCGCCAAGCACTGAGTCCGAGGACCCTGGCCCAAAGGGTGGTGCCTGCCGCACACTGGCGGCTGGCACCACCCGACACAAGTCGACCGACAACGGAGGAGAACGACGTGGGGACCGTAACGCTCGGCGTTTCGATCGCGGTCCCGGAGCCCTACGGCAGCCTGCTCCAGGAGCGGCGCGCCGGCTTCGGGGACCCGGCCGCGTACGGCATCCCCACGCACATCACCCTGGTCCCGCCGACCGAGGTCACCGAGGAGCGGCTGCCGGAGATCGAGGCGCACCTCGCGGGCGTCGCCGCCGGCCACCAGCCGTTCCCCGTGCGCCTGGAGGGCACCGGGACCTTCCGGCCGCTCTCCCCGGTCGTCTTCGTGAAGCTGGCCGAGGGCGTGCCCCTCTGCAACCGGCTCCAGCACCTGATCCGCGACGAGGCCGGCCCCCTCGCGCGCGAGCTGCAGTTCCCGTACCACCCGCACGTCACCGTCGCCCACGGCATCTCCGAGGAGGGGATGGACCGGGCGTTCCAGGAGCTCGCCGGGTACGAGGCGGCCTGGACCTGCCGCTCCTTCGCGCTGTACGAGCAGGGCCCGGACGGAGTCTGGCGGAAGCTGTACGACTACGAGTTCGGCAGCGGCCGCCCGATCTCGGCGGTCCCGGCACAGGGCGGCAGCCCGGTC
The DNA window shown above is from Streptomyces vietnamensis and carries:
- a CDS encoding 2'-5' RNA ligase family protein: MGTVTLGVSIAVPEPYGSLLQERRAGFGDPAAYGIPTHITLVPPTEVTEERLPEIEAHLAGVAAGHQPFPVRLEGTGTFRPLSPVVFVKLAEGVPLCNRLQHLIRDEAGPLARELQFPYHPHVTVAHGISEEGMDRAFQELAGYEAAWTCRSFALYEQGPDGVWRKLYDYEFGSGRPISAVPAQGGSPVDEPTPTA